The proteins below come from a single Onychomys torridus chromosome 18, mOncTor1.1, whole genome shotgun sequence genomic window:
- the Agpat1 gene encoding 1-acyl-sn-glycerol-3-phosphate acyltransferase alpha, with protein sequence MELWPGAWTALLLLLLLLLSTLWFCSPSAKYFFKMGFYNGWILLLAILAIPVCAVRGRNVENMKILRLLLLHIKYLYGIRVEVRGAQHFPPTQPYVVVSNHQSSLDLLGMMEVLPDRCVPIAKRELLWAGSAGLACWLAGVIFIDRKRTGDAISVMSEVAQTLLTQDVRVWVFPEGTRNHNGSMLPFKRGAFHLAVQAQVPIIPIVMSSYQDFYCKKERRFTSGRCQVRVLPPVPTEGLTPDDVPALADRVRHSMLTIFREISTDGLGGGDCLKKPGGAGEARL encoded by the exons ATGGAGCTGTGGCCCGGGGCCTGGACggcactgctgctgctgctgctcctcctgctgtCCACCCTGTGGTTCTGCAGCCCCAGTGCCAAGTATTTCTTCAAGATGGGCTTCTACAACGGCTGGATCCTCTTGCTGGCCATACTGGCAATCCCTGTGTGTGCTGTCCGAGGACGCAATGTTGAGAACATGAA GATCTTGCGTCTGCTGCTGCTTCACATCAAATACCTGTATGGGATCCGAGTGGAGGTTCGGGGGGCTCAACACTTCCCTCCCACACAGCCCTACGTTGTGGTCTCCAACCACCAGAGCTCCCTCGACCTGCTTG GGATGATGGAGGTGCTGCCAGATCGCTGTGTGCCCATTGCCAAGCGTGAGCTACTCTGGGCTGGCTCTGCCGGATTGGCCTGCTGGTTGGCAGGAGTCATCTTCATTGACCGGAAACGCACGGGAGATGCCATCAGTGTCATGTCTGAGGTGGCCCAGACCCTGCTCACCCAGGAT GTGAGAGTCTGGGTTTTTCCTGAAGGAACAAGAAACCACAATGGTTCCATGCTGCCCTTCAAACGTGGCGCCTTCCACCTTGCAGTACAGGCCCAG GTTCCCATTATCCCCATAGTCATGTCCTCCTACCAAGACTTCTACTGCAAAAAGGAGCGCCGCTTCACCTCGG GACGATGTCAGGTGCGGGTGCTGCCCCCAGTGCCCACAGAAGGGCTGACACCAGATGATGTCCCAGCTCTGGCAGACAGAGTCCGGCACTCCATGCTCACTATCTTCCGGGAGATCTCCACTGATGGCCTGGGTGGCGGTGACTGTCTGAAAAAGCCTGGGGGAGCGGGCGAGGCCCGGCTCTGA